In Lycium barbarum isolate Lr01 chromosome 9, ASM1917538v2, whole genome shotgun sequence, the DNA window GTCGTCCGAAATTAATTAGGGGCAATAGCCGATcagtgtatattatatgtatatttacatatattatatgtatatttttgtgtatatgacatgtatatttatacttaaataCAGAATCTATACATTTGCTGGCTTAGCTATTATTCTTTTGACCGGTCCaaaaatgtttaacttgaagCTTTGGACATACCTGTTAAGCAGATCAGCGGGAAGTCCTTGCTCGGTGAAAACCCAGTCCTTATAGACAATAGAAGACATCTCCATGGCATATTTGTCCGGAAAAACTGTCATCTCAAGTATTCCATGGGCATTAATTAGTATCTGCCGCGCTAAAGCATTAATATACATGGTATCACGGAAGTGAGGTTGTAAAAGCTTGAATATTGGATGAAGTACGCTCAAATGTCTGTTTGTAGCAATCACAAATGGCTCTATAACTGCATGAGTATTTAACCTGCAATTCAAGTAGAAGCTAATGAGCTAAACTTATTCGGAACACCACCAGATATTTTCATCCTTGCATCTACTTTTGCTAAGAAGCTCACCAATGACTGATAAGCTGATGATAGCCAGAATCATTTACAGCGGCATAAGCTTTGGCCAGCTGCCAGACCGTGCCCTCAACACCCTCGTCGGCTGGTGTAAATACAAGGCTGGTGGCACCATGTTTATCTCCTTGTGGATGAGGTAAGCTCAACTCAATTGCAAGTGGCTTCAATGTTCCATTATCTTGAAGAAAAAGGAGAGTCCGACTGGCATAAGTCTTCGTCTTTCTTGTATTAATACGTCTGAGGTAAGGCATCAATGCATCATGATGGTCTAAAATGAACAGCCTATTATACTCAATTGCCTGCACCCACAAGTTTAGATAATCTTTACCATATTATTTGACAAAAGTCAAGTTATTACTTTGCTAGGTTTTCTTCGGTATATTAGGGTACAAGAGGAAAATAGGTTGAGAATTTACTTCATCTACAGTTAGTCCATCCATGTTTTTCTCTATGTTCTCCCTTTTGATTGTGCTGGTCTGATTGCCATATACTTTAGGATCCAACTTGCTAGCTGGGGGAAACTCCTGATAAGCATTTAATGGGTTAGAAATATGCATGAGAGCAAAGACCATTAAACCAACTGGTGCTCTGAATCTCGTTTGATACCTGAAGACGTCGAATGATAACAGGGTTGACTCCAGCTAGCATTTCCCGTCCAAACTCTTCATCTGTCCTCCAGGCAGACCTATCAACTGCAGTAAAAATTGAGATGCTCATAATCAGTTTTCAATTTATGATGCAAGATCTAACACCTCAGGAAGTATCTATTATCTAACTAGTTGGAAGAGTAAGCTTGAAAATCCTTTGGTACCTTTGATTACATCAGGCATCGGAAATTTGAGAAATGCTTCACCATCGGACCGAACTAGTTCTTTGAGCAACTCCCATGGGATGCATTGTCTGAGTTTGTTTAAATGATGGTCAGGCAGCTTAATCCCACCTTCATAGAGCTTGAGTACGTCTTCAAAGCTATCAAAGTCGTTTATTGTTTTGTCAAATAAAGCAAAAATCTCAGGAATGAGGACCTGTCCTAAAGATTTAACAGCATATGCAAGGAAATCTGAAAGCTTGATATGAGTGAAACGCTCATCTCGTGGAACATATATGTCCAAACCTAAAGGTGGCAACCGCGTCTCTGAGTTAGGATCTGCAAAGCCAACAGGAATAGCAGCCGCTTATTATACATAGTACTTCATTGGCCTTTAATTCACTTCAAAACCTTTTAATATGATGACTACGATTTATATGTTTTCTAACCTTTTTTAGTTGGTCGACGGCTTGTCCTGCCTCTACGAGGATATGGGTATTCCTTCGACCCACCAAGCACAGGCCGAGCATAATCTGTCCCCTTATCTGGAAATCCTAGATCATTGTAGAATGCATAATCATAAACTCTGTCCCACTCCTTGAGCATGCCCGAACCGCTTCCACGAAGACTAAGAAGCTCCTCTTCCCTGTATGCTTGAAGGGGCTCCGGTGTGTCGCTTGGCAGGTATGTCTGGAAAACCAGAAAACTTGATtttagcatatcttatcatatttTGAACCTATCAACTGTATACAACTGTTCGGTTATCATTTCTAGAAAAATCCGAGTTTCAGGATGTCTATAGCTATCCTATCAAAGCTTAGAAATGGTCGTTTACTCATCATAATCTAGTTAGCTAAAGAACTTTCATAGCTTTTGTCTATTTAGAACAACAATGAACCTTCATCAGTATGTGTCTGATTGTTGCTAATAAACATAAAGGCAACTGTGAGGCCTGAACCTCAATGGTGCTTCTGATTTTCAATGTGATTAGCTCTACTTTGCCTCACTAggttatttttctttatttaacTCACCACTAGTATTGCTAATTTAATGTTAGAGGTACCTTGTTTGCAAAGAATACACGGTTGTATTTGTAGTGATGCGCTGGATACACCCACGAATTGCACACAAAATGAAGTTGACCATGTCCAGGAACATCTTCTAAAACGACTGTCCTGAGGTAAAACTGGCTGTGGTGATAGTTCTTGATTATGAAAGCTCCAGGAACTCCCATGGACTCATCCCAGTCAAATGTCACATTAAATGTAGCATCTCCCGCTGATATTGACGTCAATGTGGACGTCCATTTTTCGAGGAATGCTGGTTTTCCCAACTTCCCTTTAGATCCATTTCCtacaaaatttaaaaatagcAGTATGCTTAAAGGTGTCTGTATTATAGATACAAACTATACTTTTTTCTTTTAGATACCAAAAGGGATATTAATTAGAGTCTAAACTCTGTTTGCTTCTATTCAGAGCAGAGGTAAGCTGACCCCTGCGGAAGTTCCCTTTCTGTCCTTATTTACGACTTGGAAATCGAATTTTAGTGAATTTTGATGCTTTGACTATGTTATGAAGGGGCTACACAGAAGGACTCAATTAACATGAGGAAGAAGATGACCTTTTTGGGTGGTTTTGCTACTGTTAATTAATTAACTAAAGTTACATCCCTCTAATAACTTTGAGGTGGTCATGCCATTCAACATGATATCAGAGTAAGCAAGCTCACGGTTTGAAGTCTCACTATTATCtaaacaaaaaattattttcacgtGCTTGGCCCAAGAAAAAAAcggcataaataaataaagtgCACCCTGTCTAGTAGTTTAAATTTTACATGAGGTAGTTACTCAATTCAACAGCTACAAAAATGGGAGGAAAGATCAGGAAACAACAGGTCAGACACACTCGGAGAATTGGACTAGGATCAACTAAACTTGAATCATCAATAATTTTGCAATTTAAAGCAAGTGAAAAATCCATAATCTCTCTATCTTCTGCTACTTGGTTTCATCATCGAAAAGGGATACTAAAGTTCAGTGGTGGAACCAATACTTTCACTAAGGAGATACAAactataaagaagtaaacacacgaagaagccaAGGGAATTCAACGtccactatatatacataaaaaatcaTTCTGACATTGTATATACAGTGTAAAAAAGGAGATACCAGGTTCTGCATGGTCTGCACTGATGAGCTGCAAGGAGACACCTTTACCAAAGACTTCATGAACTCGATCGAGGAAAGAAGCACAACCATCTGTCAAGTCCAACGCATTCTTCTTCATCAATACAACAGTTCCCCTGACCTTCTTgacattggtatggttgttgttgctgttgtccTCTTCTGTAGTGTCGTGGTTCTTGCCACAAACCACCTGAAGCAATTTATCCAGCATCTCTGTAGAACATGGTGGAAAAATCCCCATTGAGAAAATTTTTAAGTCAGAAATAGAAATTTCTTTGAGTTAAAATGAAGGAATAAACATGAGTATTTATAAAGGGCAAGGTATAACCTTACTTCAAATTGGAGCTACTGTAGCAGTGGTAGACTTGGCAATGTATATGTTCACAACTTCTTGACCAAATCTGGTATTCTTATACGATCAACTTGTACACTTCTTATACTGGTCAAACATGGAAATATTGGGGTTATAAGTAACTTTCATTCTTTAATACAGTACATAAAAGAAAAGTTTAAAGAACTTATTCCATCTTGGCAATCCCATCTGGCATTTTGATTAAAATATTAGTATCATGTTAATCTCACAAATAATATTGACATACCTTGTACGTCCTATAAGCTAACTGCAACCCATGTGTTTTCCATGGGAACTAAATTAATTGCTTtgaattcttcttcttcttttctctatGTTCTTGGTCTTCTCCTTGTTTTCCCACTTCTGATTTACTCACTGAAAGTGATGACAATCAGTTGGGAGATGGAATAGAAGTATGAACAGTTGTAAAATTTAATGTAATTTATTAGCAAAAACTGTACAACTTGACCAATAGAGATGTTTAAAAGGCATAATAGGCTCACTTTTTTCTTGCTTTGTGCCAAGAATCTTCCAGGAGGAAGACAAGAAAAGTAAAAGGTCCCTTCCCCGCAACCCACCCCACCACCCTACTCCATTCCAATGTCTCAGAAAAGGGTCACAGATTGGGTTGTTAAAGGAGTGAACAAATCCCTTCTGGTGGACCCTGTAGTTAGGACAGCGACGGACTCAAAATTTTCGCCTAAGGatttaaaatatgaaaaagtgAATACACGAAAGAAGTCTAGGAGATTCaacatttactatatatatataaaatgattttaaataattttaactATGTATGTGGGGTGTAATTTTTCGTCGGAAGGGTTCGGATGAACTTTCTTTCAGTGTGGCTCTGCCCCTGATTTAGGGTGGTGGGTAAAGGGGGTGGCACAGGCCTATCTAGCATTATAAGTAGGATTTAATTGAAATCCTATCTTTTGATGCGGATTGTAAATTTATGTGCAGAGTTATTAAAATTGTATGAGCAATAAGTAGTAAATATAAATCTATAACTTTAAAAATTATAATGGATTCAAAGCTAAAAATCTTAAGATTGAACCCGTAGGGCTCGCTTGGTACAAGAGATAGATAAATAATCCCGAAATTTTATTTGAGATGAATTTATTCCACGTTTAATTGGGATAAAATGATGGTATAACTAATCTCGAAATTAGTTATCCGAGATTATAGTGTTATTTTATTCCTATAaaagggtggaataactaatttCAGAATAAATTACCCTaggataacttgtttccaaccaaaggACCCCGTAGAGTTTCGCTTCGGGGGTGGGGTATGTAAGTAAAGAAGAAATTAATACTAACCTTTAGGATGTAGCTGTCAACAAAATGAATGTAGTGGTAGCAAGGAAATTTCCTATCTTACTAATAATTAAAGAAAATGATGTTGATCGGAAAAAAAAAACTGGATTCTTGATTTACCGGTGAAGTAAAAGAGTTTCCCGCGTAAGTGGACTAAGGAATTTTGTCCTTTTGGAGTCAACCtgacaaaataaaacaaaaggtACACGTGGTGATGGTTCATTGGAAAATCTGGAATATTCCCTAATGGGAGTATTAAAAACCACTCCAAATATAGGTGGAAAGTGTTAAAACACCGTCAAGACTGTTAAGAGTTACTGTCGTGTAAcagaattttcattcaaaacttaAAACACTTTCAACACGGATTAAACATCGTGTTACCTTTTGGCAATATCATGTGCCCTTATAATATACTATGATTCTTTATCTAACAAGATTCTCTCAAGTGTCCTAATAATATATTTGTTCATGTGCTTTGATTTGGGGTATAATGTACTGAGAGGATTACCTCAAGATTCACATTTCCCAAGTGATAAGACGATTCTTAAGTTTTAAGTTAGAGAATAAAACAAACTGCTTCATGATTTGCATTTCCCGTATGATAAGACGGTCGATTCTTAGTCTCAAGTTAAGGAATAGAGCTAATTGCTTCAAATTGCCTTATGATTCGATCGCTTTTTCCTTGTCATAAGACAATTCTTAGTCCTAAGATAGGGAATATTAGAGCTAACTGCTTCAAATAAAATACTACTACTATAATTTTACTTCGATTTGCGAACCTGGTTCAGGCTTGACCGTTGAAAGTTCTTTCCAATGTGATATACACACTTGTGTATTATATATAGAAGAGTTTTGAGGAGGTAGTATAAAAGTCACCCTTTCCCCAGCAGGCCATACCGCTTCCAAATTCTAATTATCCTTGCAGTATTAGAGAGATCTGGCAATAATAATACGTTGAATAGTTGAAGCTATTACAGTGGAggttttgattattattttttccaGTTTTTTGGATTTCAACTGGTTTTGTCCAACAATCTGTTGGGAAAGTATGAAGCTTTGATTTTCTTACACTTCCTCTATCTCAAACATTCTGCCTGTAACCGAAAAGGGAAGCAACATTAACTATAAATGCTCACTAATTAGAAAagggaaaaaataaaatattttgttcAAAGAATGTTTTAGGCAAGTTATGAAATACCAAACGCACAGATTTTCAAACATTTAAATGGCAAATTAGTTACCCTAAAGAACTAAAATTGTTCGAAGGCAGGGCAG includes these proteins:
- the LOC132609097 gene encoding probable linoleate 9S-lipoxygenase 5 isoform X2: MLDKLLQVVCGKNHDTTEEDNSNNNHTNVKKVRGTVVLMKKNALDLTDGCASFLDRVHEVFGKGVSLQLISADHAEPGNGSKGKLGKPAFLEKWTSTLTSISAGDATFNVTFDWDESMGVPGAFIIKNYHHSQFYLRTVVLEDVPGHGQLHFVCNSWVYPAHHYKYNRVFFANKTYLPSDTPEPLQAYREEELLSLRGSGSGMLKEWDRVYDYAFYNDLGFPDKGTDYARPVLGGSKEYPYPRRGRTSRRPTKKDPNSETRLPPLGLDIYVPRDERFTHIKLSDFLAYAVKSLGQVLIPEIFALFDKTINDFDSFEDVLKLYEGGIKLPDHHLNKLRQCIPWELLKELVRSDGEAFLKFPMPDVIKVDRSAWRTDEEFGREMLAGVNPVIIRRLQEFPPASKLDPKVYGNQTSTIKRENIEKNMDGLTVDEAIEYNRLFILDHHDALMPYLRRINTRKTKTYASRTLLFLQDNGTLKPLAIELSLPHPQGDKHGATSLVFTPADEGVEGTVWQLAKAYAAVNDSGYHQLISHWLNTHAVIEPFVIATNRHLSVLHPIFKLLQPHFRDTMYINALARQILINAHGILEMTVFPDKYAMEMSSIVYKDWVFTEQGLPADLLNRGVAVPDSSEPYGLRLLIEDYPFAVDGLEIWSAIEAWVDEYCTFYYSTDDMIRDDTELQSWWMEVRNEGHGDLKDEPWWPQMQTRAELVDACTIIIWVASALHAAVNFGQYPYAGYLPNRPTVSRRFMPEPGTPEYAELESNPDLAYLKTITAQFQTLLGVSLIEILSRHSSEEIYLGQRDNPEWTSDVEPRQAFQRFHDRLVDVENRIVERNNDSKWKNRNGPVKVPYMLLYPNASGDNSESGLTGKGIPNSVSI
- the LOC132609097 gene encoding probable linoleate 9S-lipoxygenase 5 isoform X1, coding for MGIFPPCSTEMLDKLLQVVCGKNHDTTEEDNSNNNHTNVKKVRGTVVLMKKNALDLTDGCASFLDRVHEVFGKGVSLQLISADHAEPGNGSKGKLGKPAFLEKWTSTLTSISAGDATFNVTFDWDESMGVPGAFIIKNYHHSQFYLRTVVLEDVPGHGQLHFVCNSWVYPAHHYKYNRVFFANKTYLPSDTPEPLQAYREEELLSLRGSGSGMLKEWDRVYDYAFYNDLGFPDKGTDYARPVLGGSKEYPYPRRGRTSRRPTKKDPNSETRLPPLGLDIYVPRDERFTHIKLSDFLAYAVKSLGQVLIPEIFALFDKTINDFDSFEDVLKLYEGGIKLPDHHLNKLRQCIPWELLKELVRSDGEAFLKFPMPDVIKVDRSAWRTDEEFGREMLAGVNPVIIRRLQEFPPASKLDPKVYGNQTSTIKRENIEKNMDGLTVDEAIEYNRLFILDHHDALMPYLRRINTRKTKTYASRTLLFLQDNGTLKPLAIELSLPHPQGDKHGATSLVFTPADEGVEGTVWQLAKAYAAVNDSGYHQLISHWLNTHAVIEPFVIATNRHLSVLHPIFKLLQPHFRDTMYINALARQILINAHGILEMTVFPDKYAMEMSSIVYKDWVFTEQGLPADLLNRGVAVPDSSEPYGLRLLIEDYPFAVDGLEIWSAIEAWVDEYCTFYYSTDDMIRDDTELQSWWMEVRNEGHGDLKDEPWWPQMQTRAELVDACTIIIWVASALHAAVNFGQYPYAGYLPNRPTVSRRFMPEPGTPEYAELESNPDLAYLKTITAQFQTLLGVSLIEILSRHSSEEIYLGQRDNPEWTSDVEPRQAFQRFHDRLVDVENRIVERNNDSKWKNRNGPVKVPYMLLYPNASGDNSESGLTGKGIPNSVSI